In the genome of Pseudomonas sp. HS6, one region contains:
- a CDS encoding MoxR family ATPase has translation MKFEGTQAYVATDDLKLAVNAAITLERPLLVKGEPGTGKTMLAEQLAESFGAKLITWHIKSTTKAHQGLYEYDAVSRLRDSQLGNEKVHDVRNYLKKGKLWEAFESEERVILLIDEIDKADIEFPNDLLQELDKMEFYVYEIDETIKAKKRPIIIITSNNEKELPDAFLRRCFFHYIAFPDRTTLQKIVDVHYPDIKKDLVSEALDVFFDVRKVPGLKKKPSTSELVDWLKLLMADNIGEAVLRERDPTKAIPPLAGALVKNEQDVQLLERLAFMSRRGTR, from the coding sequence ATGAAGTTCGAAGGCACCCAGGCCTACGTCGCCACCGATGACCTGAAGCTCGCGGTCAACGCCGCCATCACCCTGGAGCGGCCGCTGCTGGTCAAGGGCGAACCGGGCACCGGCAAGACCATGCTCGCCGAGCAACTGGCCGAATCGTTCGGCGCCAAGCTGATCACCTGGCACATCAAGTCCACCACCAAGGCCCATCAGGGCCTGTACGAGTACGATGCAGTCAGCCGTCTGCGCGACTCGCAACTGGGCAATGAAAAAGTCCACGACGTGCGCAACTACCTGAAGAAGGGCAAGCTCTGGGAGGCGTTCGAGTCCGAAGAGCGCGTCATCCTGCTGATCGACGAAATCGACAAGGCCGATATCGAGTTCCCCAACGATCTGTTGCAAGAACTCGACAAGATGGAGTTCTACGTTTACGAGATCGACGAGACCATCAAGGCCAAGAAACGTCCGATCATCATCATTACCTCCAACAACGAGAAAGAGCTGCCGGACGCCTTCCTGCGCCGCTGCTTCTTCCATTACATCGCCTTCCCCGACCGCACCACCCTGCAGAAAATCGTCGATGTTCACTACCCGGACATCAAGAAGGACCTGGTCAGCGAAGCGCTGGACGTGTTCTTCGACGTGCGCAAGGTGCCAGGCCTGAAGAAGAAGCCGTCGACTTCGGAACTGGTCGACTGGCTGAAACTGTTGATGGCCGACAACATCGGCGAAGCCGTACTGCGCGAACGCGATCCGACCAAAGCCATCCCGCCTTTGGCCGGTGCGCTGGTGAAGAACGAACAGGACGTGCAATTGCTTGAGCGCCTGGCGTTCATGAGCCGTCGCGGCACCCGCTAA
- a CDS encoding biotin-dependent carboxyltransferase family protein, translating to MSRLTIEASTPLCLLQDAGRFGVRHLGVTQGGAADWRSMAWVNWLLGNGLDLPVIEITLGGFAVVAEEDCLLALAGADLGARIDGEALAPWRSFKLRKGQTLKFTQPLLGARAYLAAPGGFSAPKVLGSSATVVREELGGLDGFGLPLAKGASLSYQGETLLVREVPAQHRPDLRLDAPLDLVLGAQIGQFSGQSLFDAFNSAWTLDSRADRMGIRLLGTALQYQGKPMISEGIPLGAVQVPPDGQPIVLLNDRQTIGGYPRLGALTPLALARLAQCLPGAKVRLRPVVQDVAHREHIEYLKRF from the coding sequence ATGAGCCGACTGACGATTGAAGCGAGCACACCGCTGTGCCTGTTGCAGGACGCCGGACGATTCGGTGTGCGGCATCTGGGCGTAACCCAGGGCGGCGCGGCGGACTGGCGGTCGATGGCCTGGGTCAACTGGCTGCTGGGCAATGGCCTGGATTTGCCGGTGATCGAAATCACCCTTGGCGGGTTTGCGGTGGTGGCGGAGGAGGATTGCTTGCTGGCACTGGCCGGCGCCGATCTGGGCGCGCGGATTGACGGTGAAGCGCTGGCGCCATGGCGCAGTTTCAAACTGCGCAAAGGGCAGACCTTGAAGTTCACCCAGCCGTTGCTGGGGGCTCGGGCTTATCTGGCGGCGCCCGGTGGTTTCAGTGCGCCGAAAGTACTGGGCAGCAGTGCCACGGTGGTACGTGAAGAACTTGGCGGTCTTGATGGATTCGGCTTGCCATTGGCCAAGGGCGCCAGCCTGAGTTATCAGGGGGAAACCCTGCTGGTGCGCGAAGTCCCGGCACAGCATCGGCCGGATCTGCGCCTCGACGCGCCGCTGGATCTGGTGCTCGGTGCGCAGATCGGTCAGTTCAGCGGGCAGAGCCTGTTCGATGCATTCAACAGTGCCTGGACGCTGGACAGTCGCGCCGACCGCATGGGCATTCGTCTGTTGGGGACGGCGTTGCAGTATCAGGGTAAACCGATGATTTCCGAGGGCATTCCGCTGGGCGCGGTGCAGGTGCCGCCGGACGGGCAGCCGATCGTGTTGCTCAATGATCGGCAGACCATTGGCGGGTATCCGCGATTGGGAGCGTTGACGCCGTTGGCGCTGGCGCGTCTGGCGCAGTGTCTGCCGGGGGCGAAGGTCAGATTGCGCCCGGTGGTACAGGACGTCGCGCACCGGGAACATATCGAATATCTGAAGCGCTTTTGA
- a CDS encoding VWA domain-containing protein codes for MLLNLFNEMRAAKVPVSVRELLDLINALKQRVTFADMDEFYYLSRAILVKDERHFDKFDRAFGAYFNGLEKLDDHLQALIPEDWLRKEFERSLTDEERAQIQSLGGLDKLIEEFKKRLEEQKERHAGGNKWIGTGGTSPFGSGGFNPEGIRVGDAGKRQGKAVKVWDQREYKNLDDSVELGTRNIKVALRRLRKFARQGAAEELDIDGTIDHTAKDAGLLNIQMRPERRNTVKLLLLFDIGGSMDAHVKICEELFSACKTEFKHLEYFYFHNFVYESVWKNNMRRTSERTSTQDLLHKYGADYKVIFIGDAAMAPYEITQAGGSVEHWNEEPGYVWMQRFMEKYKKLIWINPYPKDTWGYTSSTNIVRDLIEDQMYPLTLRGLEEGMRFLSK; via the coding sequence ATGCTGCTCAACCTGTTCAATGAAATGCGTGCAGCCAAGGTGCCGGTGTCGGTGCGCGAGCTGCTCGACCTGATCAACGCGCTGAAACAGCGCGTGACCTTCGCCGACATGGACGAGTTCTACTACTTGTCCCGGGCGATCCTGGTGAAGGACGAACGGCATTTCGACAAGTTCGACCGTGCGTTCGGCGCCTACTTCAATGGCCTGGAAAAGCTCGACGATCACTTGCAGGCGCTGATTCCCGAAGACTGGCTGCGCAAGGAATTCGAGCGCTCGCTGACCGACGAGGAACGCGCGCAGATCCAGTCCCTCGGCGGCCTGGACAAGCTGATCGAAGAGTTCAAGAAACGCCTGGAAGAGCAGAAGGAACGCCACGCCGGCGGCAACAAATGGATCGGCACCGGCGGCACCAGCCCGTTCGGCTCCGGCGGTTTCAACCCGGAAGGCATCCGGGTCGGCGATGCCGGCAAGCGCCAGGGCAAAGCGGTGAAAGTCTGGGATCAGCGCGAGTACAAAAACCTCGACGACTCCGTTGAGCTGGGCACCCGCAACATCAAGGTCGCCCTGCGCCGTCTGCGCAAATTCGCTCGCCAGGGTGCGGCCGAAGAGCTGGATATCGACGGCACCATCGACCACACCGCCAAGGACGCCGGCCTGCTGAACATTCAGATGCGCCCGGAACGGCGCAACACGGTGAAGTTGTTGCTGCTGTTCGACATCGGCGGCTCGATGGACGCACACGTGAAGATCTGCGAGGAACTGTTCTCGGCCTGCAAGACCGAGTTCAAGCACCTGGAGTACTTCTACTTCCACAACTTCGTTTATGAATCGGTGTGGAAGAACAACATGCGCCGCACTTCCGAGCGCACCTCGACTCAGGACTTGCTGCACAAGTACGGCGCCGACTACAAAGTGATCTTCATCGGTGACGCCGCCATGGCGCCCTATGAAATCACCCAGGCCGGCGGCAGCGTCGAGCACTGGAACGAAGAGCCGGGTTACGTGTGGATGCAGCGCTTCATGGAGAAGTACAAGAAGCTCATCTGGATCAACCCGTATCCGAAGGACACTTGGGGCTACACCTCGTCGACCAATATCGTGCGGGATTTGATCGAGGATCAGATGTATCCGTTGACGCTTCGCGGGCTGGAAGAAGGGATGCGGTTTCTGTCCAAGTAA
- a CDS encoding DUF748 domain-containing protein: MKRRYHWLLWTLAIVVVLLVALHIALPYLVRDYLNDKLANMGDYRGQVTDVDLALWRGAYKINGLKIVKVDGKVPVPFVNAPLIDLSVSWHSLWYDHAVVAQVKFLKPEINFVDGGANKQNSQTGKGTDWRAQLGKLLPITLDEVQIHDGRISFRNFNSKPPVNMNATNVEASIYNLTNVVDTKGKRDARFEGKALLLGQAPLETSATFDPLSNFEDFEFRLRARDLELKRMNDFASAYGKFDFNAGHGDVVIEAQAKKAQLTGYIKPLLRDVEVFNWQQDVENKNKSIFRSVWEALVGGTETVLKNQAKNQFATKVELSGSVHQQDISAFEAFLQILRNGFIQAFNARYERPKPDAG; encoded by the coding sequence GCCCTGCCCTACCTTGTGCGCGACTATCTGAATGACAAGCTGGCCAACATGGGCGACTACCGCGGGCAGGTCACCGACGTCGATCTGGCGCTGTGGCGCGGTGCGTACAAGATCAACGGCCTGAAGATCGTCAAGGTCGACGGCAAGGTGCCGGTGCCGTTCGTCAACGCGCCGTTGATCGACCTGTCTGTGAGCTGGCACTCGCTGTGGTACGACCATGCGGTGGTAGCACAAGTTAAGTTTCTCAAACCCGAAATCAACTTCGTCGATGGTGGCGCCAACAAACAGAACTCCCAGACCGGTAAAGGCACCGACTGGCGCGCTCAGCTGGGCAAGCTGCTGCCGATCACCCTCGACGAAGTGCAGATCCACGATGGCCGCATCAGCTTCCGCAACTTCAATTCCAAGCCGCCCGTGAACATGAACGCCACCAATGTCGAGGCGAGCATTTATAACCTGACCAACGTGGTCGACACCAAGGGCAAGCGTGATGCCCGATTCGAAGGTAAAGCTCTGCTGCTCGGTCAGGCGCCACTGGAAACCTCCGCCACCTTCGACCCACTGAGCAACTTCGAAGACTTCGAGTTCCGCCTGCGCGCCCGCGACCTCGAACTCAAGCGCATGAACGACTTCGCCTCGGCCTACGGCAAATTCGACTTCAATGCCGGCCACGGCGACGTGGTCATCGAGGCTCAGGCCAAAAAAGCCCAGCTCACGGGCTACATCAAGCCGTTGCTGCGGGATGTCGAAGTGTTCAACTGGCAACAGGACGTGGAAAACAAGAACAAAAGCATCTTCCGCTCAGTCTGGGAGGCACTGGTTGGCGGCACTGAAACCGTGCTGAAAAACCAGGCGAAAAACCAGTTCGCGACCAAGGTCGAACTCAGCGGCAGCGTCCATCAGCAAGATATCAGCGCGTTCGAAGCGTTTTTGCAGATTTTGCGCAATGGCTTCATCCAAGCATTCAATGCCCGGTATGAGCGGCCGAAGCCGGATGCAGGCTAG